One window from the genome of Nitrospirota bacterium encodes:
- a CDS encoding rhodanese-like domain-containing protein: MSLFDFFKPVPSISPDEVREYIKKKLPGDFCLLDVRQPVEYEQGHLPGARLVPLHELPSRIRELDPEKTTIVYCRSGNRSRSAAGLLMSAGIKNVLNMEGGILRYNGVVASGPPEAGMFCFPETLTPEQLTAVAWFLENGTMRFLEKVRGNIPSNGGSAIIRELLEAKNAHKVTLEKLYTELSGESPSADFPRDVLDVPDEEIMVGCIKVSQALQWSKGKTLTDVMELLITLGANSYDLYLKLSRTVKSEEAGKIFNLLAEEEERNIDHISSAFEKTL; this comes from the coding sequence ATGAGCTTATTTGATTTCTTCAAGCCTGTACCGTCCATCTCGCCGGACGAAGTGCGTGAATATATAAAGAAAAAGCTTCCCGGAGACTTTTGCCTGCTCGATGTCCGGCAGCCTGTGGAGTATGAGCAGGGGCATCTGCCCGGGGCAAGGCTTGTGCCATTACACGAACTTCCGTCAAGGATCAGGGAACTTGATCCTGAAAAGACCACCATCGTCTATTGCCGCAGCGGAAACCGCAGCCGCTCTGCCGCAGGTCTCCTCATGAGCGCAGGGATCAAAAACGTCCTCAACATGGAGGGCGGCATCCTTCGATACAACGGTGTTGTTGCAAGCGGTCCGCCTGAGGCAGGTATGTTCTGTTTTCCTGAAACCCTGACACCTGAGCAACTTACTGCAGTAGCCTGGTTTCTCGAAAACGGAACGATGCGGTTTCTTGAAAAGGTCCGGGGAAATATCCCTTCAAACGGGGGATCAGCCATCATCAGGGAACTTCTGGAGGCCAAGAATGCCCATAAGGTAACACTTGAAAAACTCTATACTGAACTGAGCGGGGAGTCTCCTTCAGCAGATTTCCCCAGGGACGTGCTTGATGTCCCGGATGAGGAGATCATGGTCGGCTGCATCAAGGTCTCACAGGCCCTTCAATGGAGCAAGGGCAAGACCCTGACAGACGTGATGGAGTTACTGATCACACTGGGTGCAAATTCTTATGACCTTTACCTGAAACTCAGTCGGACAGTAAAGTCAGAGGAGGCCGGAAAAATCTTTAATCTTCTCGCCGAAGAAGAGGAGAGAAATATTGATCACATCTCCTCGGCCTTTGAAAAAACGCTCTGA
- the tolQ gene encoding protein TolQ, giving the protein MENEILELILQAGLVVKGVLIILLFFSVVSWAIIFYKWRYFSRAKKETEAFMRAFHGGKDLKSLLHASRPLMISPLSRIFTAVYSEGKVGRDEVKRALRRYEALEVARLERYLNFLATTGSTTPFIGLFGTVWGIMSAFKGIGAAGSASLAVVAPGIAEALIATAMGLAAAIPAVIGYNYYLSMAGRITVEMEDFSEELLDTFVKSRGDA; this is encoded by the coding sequence ATGGAAAATGAGATTTTAGAACTCATCCTGCAGGCAGGACTCGTTGTAAAAGGGGTGCTTATAATCCTCCTCTTCTTTTCTGTGGTCTCCTGGGCCATAATATTTTACAAGTGGCGCTATTTTTCAAGGGCAAAAAAGGAGACAGAGGCCTTTATGCGGGCATTTCACGGCGGGAAGGATTTGAAGTCCCTGCTCCATGCAAGCCGGCCGTTGATGATAAGTCCCCTGTCAAGGATTTTTACGGCCGTCTACTCGGAAGGCAAAGTAGGAAGGGATGAGGTAAAAAGGGCGCTGCGCCGGTATGAGGCACTTGAGGTTGCCAGGCTTGAGCGCTACCTGAACTTCCTGGCCACCACAGGCTCCACCACACCCTTTATCGGACTCTTCGGCACTGTCTGGGGAATAATGAGTGCCTTTAAAGGCATTGGTGCTGCCGGCTCCGCCTCTCTGGCAGTGGTGGCCCCGGGTATTGCAGAGGCACTTATAGCCACTGCAATGGGCCTTGCTGCAGCCATCCCCGCTGTTATCGGATACAACTACTACCTGAGTATGGCTGGCAGGATAACTGTAGAGATGGAGGATTTTTCAGAGGAACTCCTTGACACTTTTGTTAAGTCCCGGGGGGATGCTTAA
- the gyrB gene encoding DNA topoisomerase (ATP-hydrolyzing) subunit B, whose amino-acid sequence MEKDLREYGADTIKILKGLSAVRKRPAMYIGSTGAEGLYHLVYEVVDNSVDEALAGFCSNIDVILHYDGSCTVIDDGRGIPTDTHSGDPEGRTAAEIVMTELHAGGKFDAKAYKVSGGLHGVGVSVVNALSEWLELEIKRDGKVFQQRYERGVPVKPLQLVGKTKSTGTKVTFKPDPEIFETTEFSYDVLSQRLRELAFLNRGLRINITDERSGKKREFLYEGGIVSFVEHLNKNKTVLHPNPIYISGERDAISVEIALQYNDSYTEIIYTFANNINTREGGTHLIGFKSALTRTANQYALSSGILKNGKGSLSGDDIREGLTAVISVKLPDPQFEGQTKMKLGNTDVKGIVESIVNEHLGRFLEENPAYARKIIDKALQASRARDAARKARELARRKGALEDSGLPGKLADCSEKDPAESELFIVEGDSAGGSAKQGRDRRFQAILPLRGKILNVEKARFDKMLSSEEIKVLITALGTSIGPEFDVSKIRYHRVILMTDADVDGAHIRTLLLTFFFRQMPDIIEKGYLYIAQPPLYRVKKGRTEKYIQNETELQGMLFELAAEEVQIRSGGQWVKGKPLIPYMQRILNYVKLLDWFGLRRVDTKMLEFLLEKGISTEWLKDRSRLQALCDEVMENFNNVRISEMEFDEEHGSYSLEIRRMGRRVKLNMDFLTSPDYKELESLFSIVQELKPIPFTVSTRSGEQEFQSLREMLEFILETARKGLYIQRYKGLGEMNPQQLWETTMDLEKRTLLQVTVEDSVQADEVFTILMGDHVEPRKEFIVKHALEARNIDI is encoded by the coding sequence ATGGAAAAAGACTTAAGGGAATACGGTGCTGATACTATAAAGATCCTGAAGGGTCTGTCGGCTGTCAGAAAACGTCCTGCCATGTATATAGGCTCAACAGGTGCCGAGGGGCTATATCATCTCGTCTACGAGGTGGTTGACAACAGTGTGGATGAGGCCCTGGCAGGGTTTTGCAGCAATATTGATGTCATCCTTCATTATGACGGCAGTTGCACTGTTATCGATGACGGAAGGGGCATACCGACGGATACACATTCCGGAGACCCTGAAGGCAGGACAGCGGCAGAGATCGTAATGACGGAGCTTCACGCAGGTGGTAAGTTTGATGCAAAGGCCTACAAGGTATCAGGGGGCCTGCACGGAGTCGGCGTGTCGGTGGTAAACGCCCTTTCAGAGTGGCTGGAGCTGGAGATCAAGCGTGATGGAAAGGTCTTTCAGCAGAGATACGAGAGGGGGGTTCCCGTAAAACCCCTTCAGCTGGTGGGGAAGACAAAGAGTACGGGCACCAAGGTTACATTCAAGCCCGACCCCGAGATATTTGAGACAACGGAGTTCAGCTATGATGTGCTGAGTCAGAGGCTGAGGGAGCTTGCATTCCTCAACAGGGGACTCAGGATCAATATAACGGATGAGCGGAGCGGCAAGAAACGGGAGTTCCTCTACGAAGGCGGCATCGTCTCTTTTGTTGAGCACCTGAACAAGAACAAGACAGTGCTTCACCCAAACCCAATCTATATATCAGGAGAACGTGATGCTATTTCAGTGGAGATAGCCCTCCAGTACAATGACAGTTATACAGAGATCATCTATACCTTTGCCAATAACATAAACACCCGCGAAGGAGGTACCCATCTGATAGGATTCAAGTCCGCCCTTACAAGGACCGCTAACCAGTACGCCCTGTCTTCGGGTATACTGAAGAACGGCAAAGGGTCCCTCTCCGGCGATGATATACGCGAGGGGCTGACTGCTGTAATCAGTGTAAAGCTTCCTGATCCGCAGTTTGAGGGTCAGACAAAGATGAAGCTCGGCAATACAGATGTGAAGGGTATTGTTGAGTCGATTGTTAATGAACATCTGGGAAGATTTCTCGAGGAGAATCCCGCCTATGCCAGAAAGATTATAGATAAGGCACTTCAGGCATCAAGGGCAAGGGATGCCGCGCGTAAGGCACGTGAGCTGGCAAGGCGTAAGGGGGCGCTGGAGGATTCAGGGCTCCCCGGGAAGCTGGCAGACTGCTCGGAGAAAGACCCTGCAGAGAGTGAACTCTTTATTGTTGAGGGTGATTCTGCCGGAGGGTCTGCAAAACAGGGCCGTGACAGGAGGTTTCAGGCCATACTGCCCCTCAGGGGCAAGATACTGAATGTGGAGAAGGCTCGCTTTGACAAGATGCTCTCATCAGAGGAGATAAAGGTGCTGATTACCGCCCTGGGCACAAGCATAGGGCCTGAGTTTGATGTTTCAAAGATTCGCTACCACAGGGTAATACTGATGACGGATGCTGATGTGGACGGTGCCCACATCAGGACACTCCTGCTCACATTTTTCTTCAGGCAGATGCCCGATATTATAGAGAAAGGCTACCTCTATATTGCCCAGCCCCCCCTTTACAGGGTAAAGAAGGGCCGTACTGAAAAGTACATCCAGAATGAGACGGAACTGCAGGGCATGTTGTTTGAGCTTGCCGCCGAAGAGGTGCAGATCAGGTCAGGCGGGCAATGGGTAAAGGGAAAACCCCTGATCCCGTATATGCAGAGGATATTAAATTATGTAAAGCTCCTCGACTGGTTTGGCCTCAGGAGGGTGGATACAAAGATGCTGGAGTTTTTACTGGAGAAGGGGATAAGTACGGAGTGGCTCAAGGACAGGTCAAGGCTTCAGGCCCTGTGCGATGAGGTTATGGAGAATTTCAATAACGTCAGGATTTCAGAGATGGAGTTTGACGAGGAGCACGGCAGCTACAGCCTTGAGATTAGGAGGATGGGAAGGAGGGTCAAGCTGAATATGGATTTTCTTACATCCCCTGACTATAAGGAGCTCGAGAGCCTTTTCAGTATTGTTCAGGAATTAAAACCCATACCCTTTACCGTATCGACCAGGAGCGGGGAGCAGGAATTTCAGAGTCTCAGGGAGATGCTTGAGTTTATACTTGAGACGGCAAGAAAGGGGCTCTACATCCAGAGATACAAAGGTCTTGGCGAGATGAATCCGCAGCAGCTCTGGGAGACTACCATGGACCTGGAGAAGAGGACCCTTTTGCAGGTAACGGTGGAGGACTCAGTTCAGGCTGACGAGGTCTTTACCATATTGATGGGTGACCACGTAGAGCCGAGGAAAGAGTTTATTGTTAAACATGCACTTGAGGCGAGGAATATAGATATTTAA
- the dnaN gene encoding DNA polymerase III subunit beta: protein MNVIISRDELQKRLADIQSVVDKKTTMPILGHFLLSAGEKPFVSATDLETAIKEPVILQEVKEGGDLCIPARKLYEIVREVEGDIKIESEGVEWLKLKAGKSNFRLACMSPEDFPKWPGLADKVDVEIEAGKLLDMIEKTLYSAGESDSRYTLNSLLFHIKPREKTFTVVGTDGHRLSAINDTIEVEAEDEIKVIVPRKSASELRKFLPSQEGSIRMEIATNHVAFNIGEIQFLVRLIEGTYPNYEQVIPVGNEKILGIAREEFIKSLRRVSVISRDHSNAVKIDISPGTLTISASNPDIGEAKDEVQIDYEGEGVSLGFNARYLLDALNALTAEKVIFEVQEPLSTTLLREEGNENYKCVIMPMRI, encoded by the coding sequence ATGAATGTTATTATCTCAAGGGATGAACTTCAGAAAAGACTTGCGGACATTCAGAGCGTTGTTGATAAAAAGACGACCATGCCGATTCTTGGGCATTTTTTGTTAAGTGCCGGTGAAAAACCATTTGTGTCAGCTACGGACCTTGAGACAGCTATAAAAGAGCCTGTAATACTGCAGGAGGTTAAGGAGGGAGGGGATCTCTGCATCCCTGCAAGGAAGCTTTATGAGATAGTGAGGGAAGTTGAAGGTGACATAAAGATAGAGAGCGAAGGGGTCGAGTGGTTAAAATTAAAGGCCGGCAAGAGTAACTTCAGGCTTGCCTGTATGAGCCCGGAGGATTTTCCGAAGTGGCCGGGACTCGCGGACAAGGTTGATGTGGAGATAGAGGCCGGAAAGCTCCTGGATATGATAGAGAAGACCCTCTATTCCGCAGGTGAGAGTGATTCGAGATATACCCTCAACAGCCTGCTGTTTCATATCAAGCCCCGGGAAAAGACCTTTACGGTTGTCGGAACGGACGGACACAGGCTTTCAGCTATAAATGATACTATAGAAGTAGAGGCAGAAGATGAGATCAAGGTGATTGTGCCGAGGAAGTCTGCCTCGGAGTTGAGAAAGTTTCTTCCATCACAGGAGGGCAGTATCCGGATGGAGATAGCCACAAACCATGTGGCCTTTAATATCGGGGAGATTCAGTTTCTCGTAAGGTTGATCGAGGGTACCTACCCAAATTATGAACAGGTCATCCCTGTAGGCAACGAAAAGATTCTCGGGATTGCGAGAGAGGAGTTTATCAAATCCCTGAGAAGGGTTTCAGTAATAAGCAGGGACCACAGTAATGCGGTGAAGATAGACATTTCACCCGGTACGCTGACCATTAGTGCTTCAAACCCCGATATTGGCGAGGCAAAGGATGAGGTCCAGATCGATTATGAGGGCGAGGGAGTATCCCTCGGGTTTAATGCACGGTACCTCCTTGATGCACTGAATGCATTGACTGCAGAGAAGGTAATTTTTGAGGTGCAGGAACCGTTAAGCACGACCCTTCTCAGAGAAGAGGGCAATGAGAATTACAAGTGTGTGATCATGCCCATGAGGATCTGA
- the dnaA gene encoding chromosomal replication initiator protein DnaA, which yields METAAIWDKCLKSIDEKVGGSVFELWFKPIKLKQIKDDYVVVEIPNRFYKEWIEENYSEIIQNAFREQTGQELTVKYKIAEKQDKEVKKFDARIDSRRRALRNRGVFLNPKYTFEEFIAGPSNQFAHAAAMKVTEAPGRAYNPLFIYGGVGLGKTHLINAIGNRVIDSMPNFRVLYVPSEQFTNEVVAAIRHDKMGELKDKYRNVDLLLLDDVQFIANKTQTQEEFFHTFNALYEQQKQIVISSDRSPRDISDITDRLKSRFTMGLIADIQLPSVETKMAILFKKAEYQRIQIPQDVAYWLAMKIKSNIRELEGCLIKLAAHSTLTGVPITLDMAKDVLKDFLHDDERPLTVEIIQKAVADFYGIRFQELKTKKRTKEIALPRQIAMYISREHTDLSLNDIGKNFGGKDHSTVIYACRQIDKRKNADESFNRIIESLVNKIKG from the coding sequence ATGGAAACAGCAGCAATATGGGATAAGTGTCTCAAGTCTATTGACGAGAAAGTAGGTGGCAGCGTATTCGAGCTCTGGTTTAAGCCGATTAAACTGAAACAGATAAAGGACGACTACGTTGTGGTGGAGATACCCAACAGGTTTTACAAGGAGTGGATAGAGGAGAATTATTCGGAGATAATTCAGAATGCCTTCAGGGAGCAGACCGGGCAGGAACTCACTGTAAAGTACAAGATAGCGGAAAAGCAGGACAAGGAGGTTAAAAAGTTCGATGCCCGGATAGACAGCCGGCGCCGGGCACTCAGGAACAGGGGGGTATTTCTCAACCCTAAATATACATTTGAAGAGTTTATCGCAGGGCCGAGCAATCAGTTTGCCCATGCTGCGGCCATGAAGGTTACGGAAGCCCCGGGAAGGGCATACAATCCACTCTTCATATACGGGGGAGTCGGTCTAGGCAAGACCCATCTCATCAATGCCATTGGTAACAGGGTTATAGACAGTATGCCGAATTTCCGTGTATTATATGTTCCTTCCGAACAATTTACCAATGAGGTGGTGGCTGCTATCAGGCATGACAAGATGGGGGAGTTGAAGGACAAGTACAGAAATGTTGATCTCCTGCTTCTTGATGACGTCCAGTTCATTGCGAACAAGACACAGACACAGGAAGAGTTCTTTCACACTTTTAATGCCCTGTACGAACAGCAGAAACAGATAGTTATATCCAGTGACAGGTCTCCAAGGGATATATCGGATATAACGGACAGGTTAAAGTCGAGATTTACCATGGGCCTTATTGCTGATATTCAACTGCCGTCGGTAGAGACAAAGATGGCCATACTCTTTAAAAAAGCGGAATATCAGAGAATACAGATTCCGCAGGACGTTGCTTACTGGCTTGCCATGAAGATTAAATCCAATATAAGGGAACTGGAAGGTTGCCTTATAAAGCTGGCTGCACATTCAACACTGACAGGCGTTCCAATAACCCTTGACATGGCGAAAGATGTCCTTAAGGATTTCCTTCATGATGATGAGAGGCCCCTGACAGTTGAGATTATACAGAAGGCAGTGGCTGATTTCTATGGTATAAGGTTTCAGGAGCTGAAGACCAAGAAGAGGACGAAGGAGATTGCCCTGCCAAGACAGATTGCAATGTATATAAGCAGGGAGCACACGGATCTTTCCCTTAACGACATCGGGAAGAACTTTGGCGGCAAGGATCATTCCACCGTCATATATGCATGCAGACAGATAGATAAAAGGAAAAACGCAGATGAATCCTTTAATCGTATAATAGAGAGCCTGGTAAACAAAATAAAAGGTTAG
- the prfB gene encoding peptide chain release factor 2 (programmed frameshift), protein MINEREIKEELSTLRNKIEDLEGIFDVDSLKKELEKINNDLSREDVWANPRKLKSLQKKKAVIEDLVLPFLNATERLDYLTDSADILFEEEGELFLDEFLGELNRLKKELEVLELKHLLSGELDRSNAIVEIHPGAGGTESQDWAQMLMRMYLRWAEKKGFKAEIVDLLQGDEAGIKSATITISGPYAYGYLRAEAGIHRLVRISPFDANSRRHTSFVAVMVYPEVEDDIEIEVRDEDLRIDTFRASGAGGQHVNKVSSAVRITHNPTGIVVGCQSDRSQYKNKATAMKILKARLYDLKLSEQEKRMEGIIGNKKEIAWGNQIRSCVLHPYRLIKDHRTGLEKGNVDAVLDGEIDDFIQAYLKMKARKSVCSTQKG, encoded by the exons ATGATTAACGAAAGAGAGATAAAAGAGGAACTCAGCACACTGAGGAATAAGATCGAAGACCTA GAGGGTATCTTTGATGTAGATTCACTGAAGAAAGAGCTTGAAAAGATAAATAACGACCTGAGCAGAGAGGACGTCTGGGCAAACCCGCGTAAGCTTAAATCCCTGCAGAAGAAAAAAGCAGTAATCGAAGACCTCGTTCTCCCCTTTTTAAACGCAACCGAAAGACTCGACTACCTTACAGATTCTGCCGACATACTTTTTGAAGAAGAAGGGGAGCTGTTTTTAGACGAGTTTCTTGGAGAGCTTAACAGACTCAAAAAGGAGTTAGAGGTACTTGAGTTGAAACACCTCCTGTCAGGTGAGCTGGACCGGAGCAATGCCATAGTCGAGATACACCCGGGAGCAGGTGGTACGGAGAGCCAGGACTGGGCTCAGATGCTCATGAGGATGTATCTGAGGTGGGCTGAAAAGAAGGGGTTCAAGGCAGAGATTGTCGACCTCCTGCAGGGTGATGAGGCTGGTATAAAGAGTGCCACCATCACCATTTCAGGACCTTATGCGTATGGTTATCTCAGGGCGGAAGCGGGAATCCACAGACTCGTAAGGATATCTCCTTTTGATGCAAACAGCAGGAGACATACCTCCTTTGTTGCCGTCATGGTCTATCCCGAGGTTGAGGACGACATAGAGATAGAGGTAAGGGACGAGGACCTGAGGATAGACACGTTCAGGGCATCGGGTGCAGGGGGACAGCACGTAAACAAGGTTTCCTCGGCAGTCAGGATTACCCACAATCCCACGGGTATTGTGGTCGGTTGCCAGAGTGACAGGTCTCAGTACAAGAACAAGGCTACTGCCATGAAGATACTGAAGGCAAGGCTCTATGACCTGAAACTCAGTGAGCAGGAGAAGAGGATGGAAGGCATCATCGGTAACAAGAAAGAGATTGCCTGGGGTAACCAGATAAGGTCGTGTGTGCTGCATCCCTACAGGCTTATAAAAGATCACCGGACAGGGTTGGAGAAGGGAAACGTGGATGCTGTACTTGATGGTGAGATTGATGACTTTATACAGGCCTATCTGAAGATGAAGGCAAGAAAGTCTGTTTGCAGTACACAGAAAGGCTAA
- the lnt gene encoding apolipoprotein N-acyltransferase: MKNNLSRYFPAVLSGTALVFAFPTFNISLLAWICIVPFLISLYRMDGYTAFRAGLFFGLPYFFGTQSWIYYSVNHYGGVSLLPSLLIVLLLSLYESLYTALFGFLFAKAVKRTDLPLTIIAAPLWGSLEYIRGYLFSGFPWSLLGYTQYNSLPIIQISDITGVYGVSFLVILVNASLADLYLLKVRQKEKPLFPNWKTLASTAVTVMVIAATLFYGVYKLRSIGTGKGDTRQVRISIIQGSIEQDRKWNPAYQRKVFNTYKRLTVEALKESPDLVVWPETALPFYFGRDNEQTTELTEFVKKSGVPLLTGTVMVKTRPVNKDPEGNSNKGYTLTNSAVLIDRAGNPTYFYDKIHLVPFGEYVPLKNTLFFLDKLVEGIGDYTPGKSYAKGSLTWGQFGTIICYEAIFPGLVRKFFRHGGNLIVNITNDAWFGRTNGPYQHFSMSVFRAVENRKPLVRAANTGISGFIDPTGRVLRTTGLFKETYITGDILINDNTSFYTRFGDVFSFLNIIFTVLFFVKISNKVGRTKKYQGGVT; this comes from the coding sequence TTGAAAAATAACCTCTCAAGGTATTTTCCTGCCGTCCTCTCAGGAACAGCCCTTGTATTTGCATTTCCAACATTCAATATATCCCTGCTTGCATGGATATGTATTGTCCCCTTTTTGATCTCCCTCTACAGGATGGATGGTTATACAGCTTTCCGGGCAGGTCTTTTTTTCGGACTACCTTATTTTTTCGGCACCCAGTCCTGGATATATTACTCAGTGAATCACTATGGCGGCGTATCTCTGCTGCCGAGCCTCCTGATAGTCCTGCTCTTAAGCCTGTATGAAAGCCTTTATACGGCCCTTTTCGGATTTCTCTTTGCAAAGGCCGTAAAAAGAACAGACCTTCCCCTCACCATAATTGCTGCTCCGTTGTGGGGTTCTCTTGAATATATACGCGGATACCTCTTTTCCGGGTTTCCCTGGTCTTTGCTTGGTTATACCCAATACAACTCTCTCCCGATTATCCAGATTTCAGATATAACAGGTGTCTACGGGGTTTCATTTCTTGTCATCCTCGTCAATGCGTCTCTGGCAGACCTCTACCTGCTGAAGGTGCGTCAAAAAGAAAAACCCCTCTTCCCGAATTGGAAAACCCTTGCCTCCACAGCAGTCACCGTCATGGTGATCGCTGCAACCCTCTTCTACGGCGTTTATAAATTACGGTCTATTGGCACAGGAAAGGGTGACACCAGACAGGTAAGAATCAGTATTATTCAGGGCAGCATAGAGCAGGACAGGAAATGGAACCCCGCCTATCAGAGAAAAGTCTTCAACACATATAAAAGACTTACTGTTGAGGCACTTAAGGAGAGCCCTGATCTGGTTGTGTGGCCGGAGACTGCCCTGCCCTTTTATTTTGGCAGAGACAATGAGCAAACAACGGAGCTGACTGAATTTGTAAAAAAATCCGGCGTCCCCCTGTTGACCGGCACAGTCATGGTGAAAACCAGGCCTGTAAACAAAGACCCGGAGGGAAATTCAAACAAGGGATACACGCTGACAAACAGCGCTGTTCTTATTGACAGGGCTGGAAACCCGACCTATTTTTATGATAAAATACATCTGGTGCCATTTGGTGAATATGTCCCCCTGAAAAACACCCTCTTCTTTTTAGATAAGCTGGTGGAGGGTATAGGAGACTACACACCTGGCAAAAGTTATGCCAAGGGCAGTTTAACCTGGGGGCAGTTCGGTACGATTATCTGCTACGAGGCGATTTTTCCGGGCCTTGTCAGAAAGTTTTTCAGACACGGGGGAAATCTCATTGTCAATATAACCAATGATGCCTGGTTCGGAAGGACAAATGGGCCCTATCAGCATTTTTCGATGTCGGTCTTCAGGGCTGTTGAAAACAGAAAGCCCCTTGTAAGGGCGGCCAATACCGGTATATCAGGCTTCATAGACCCAACAGGAAGGGTTTTAAGGACAACAGGGCTTTTTAAAGAGACATATATAACCGGGGATATCCTGATAAACGACAATACCAGTTTTTATACAAGATTTGGTGATGTATTCAGTTTTTTGAATATTATATTTACCGTACTGTTTTTTGTGAAAATATCGAATAAGGTCGGAAGAACCAAAAAATATCAAGGAGGAGTAACATGA
- a CDS encoding GDSL-type esterase/lipase family protein: MHSKDILFLGHSLIDFFDWQARFPGHRVASLGVPGETVEGLLSRIDGIIREYPHADLVFIMTGTNNVAMEDFDFLNAYREIIEKLSAAYPRAVIYVHSILPIGLEWITGEDIQRANQSIKEMTGETGAGFLDIYKLFTDTEGKAVKGYFLEDGVHLSGKGYAIWTGVLENIVNK, from the coding sequence ATGCATTCAAAGGACATCCTGTTTTTAGGACATTCTCTTATAGATTTCTTCGACTGGCAAGCCAGGTTTCCTGGTCACAGGGTTGCAAGCCTTGGTGTGCCCGGAGAGACAGTGGAAGGGCTCCTTTCAAGGATTGACGGGATTATAAGGGAATATCCACATGCTGACCTTGTTTTCATCATGACCGGGACAAACAATGTGGCCATGGAAGACTTTGATTTTCTGAATGCTTACAGGGAAATTATAGAGAAATTATCTGCAGCTTACCCGAGAGCCGTTATTTATGTTCACAGTATCCTGCCCATCGGGCTGGAGTGGATAACAGGTGAAGACATACAACGGGCGAACCAATCCATCAAGGAGATGACCGGGGAAACAGGAGCCGGGTTCCTGGACATTTATAAGCTGTTTACAGACACGGAAGGTAAGGCAGTGAAGGGGTATTTCCTTGAAGACGGAGTACACCTTAGTGGTAAAGGTTATGCGATATGGACAGGGGTCCTGGAGAATATAGTGAACAAATAG
- a CDS encoding acyloxyacyl hydrolase yields the protein MDRKASKELAKVIFCLFFLAIVLICFVKEASAMEAFAEYGRGDFLSNGDSPWSPAFARSEDIWIVGVRGQPVRNRVKWLHTELLGGIFDGAGWVGGNVGTEARFGNAIVSVGVGVAYVHRGGMNIEEGECPRLGSNTNFLARARTGWKAGRWQPYIAYTHLSNGGLTNKSCVADNYGEDVFSFGISYEFDYRDLFKF from the coding sequence ATGGACAGAAAAGCCTCAAAAGAACTTGCAAAGGTTATCTTTTGTCTCTTTTTCCTTGCTATTGTCCTGATCTGTTTTGTAAAAGAAGCATCAGCAATGGAGGCCTTTGCAGAGTATGGCAGGGGGGACTTCCTGAGTAACGGGGATTCTCCGTGGAGCCCGGCCTTTGCCCGGTCAGAGGATATCTGGATTGTCGGAGTTCGTGGTCAACCGGTCCGGAATCGGGTAAAATGGCTGCATACTGAACTCCTCGGAGGGATCTTCGACGGTGCAGGCTGGGTTGGAGGGAATGTTGGGACAGAGGCAAGATTCGGCAATGCCATAGTCTCCGTAGGCGTTGGTGTGGCTTATGTGCACAGGGGAGGGATGAATATTGAAGAGGGAGAATGCCCCAGGCTCGGCTCCAACACCAATTTCCTCGCCAGGGCAAGGACGGGCTGGAAAGCAGGAAGGTGGCAACCATATATTGCATATACGCATCTCTCAAACGGGGGACTGACGAATAAGTCCTGTGTTGCGGATAACTATGGAGAAGATGTTTTTTCCTTTGGTATAAGCTACGAATTTGATTATAGAGACCTGTTCAAATTTTAA
- a CDS encoding YtxH domain-containing protein codes for MERDDLAKVTGAFLVGGLIGSLIALLYAPQAGRKTRRDISKTAKKVKREAWEVAEETIETISGFIEDVNEKTSEIISRGKDLTEDMKESLLSTIEEGQKTLEKQKARLSKIIG; via the coding sequence ATGGAAAGGGATGATTTAGCGAAAGTGACCGGTGCATTTCTTGTCGGGGGGCTTATTGGTTCATTAATTGCTCTCCTCTATGCACCGCAGGCAGGAAGGAAGACAAGGCGTGACATTTCAAAGACGGCAAAGAAGGTCAAAAGAGAGGCTTGGGAAGTGGCAGAGGAGACGATTGAGACAATAAGTGGTTTTATCGAGGATGTCAATGAGAAGACGTCGGAGATTATATCCAGAGGCAAGGACTTAACAGAGGATATGAAGGAGAGTCTTCTCAGTACCATAGAAGAGGGTCAGAAGACTTTGGAGAAACAGAAGGCAAGACTGAGCAAGATTATTGGTTAG